GAAGGTTTTAGTCCTTTTAGTGGTTAAGGAAAACATCATAAAACCAATTTCGACCCGTCTACATATTCTCAGCAATTAATCAAAAGTTAGCTTTGCACTACCTGCATAACGAAAAGTATTGGACATAAAACCCACAGTTGGCCATCTACACCAGCCGTTTCTCCCCACACAACATCCATTCTATTAGCCTGGAAACAACAACAAAAGATTTGCATTTAGAACTGATTCTCTATAATTTTAAGGATCTGAAATGGAGGCATAATAGCTACTGCTTATAGCTACTATGCAAAAATAATTAACGATTAAAGGAAACAACTTTTTTTATGCGGGTTGCAGGAAGAAGATAACACCTTTCCAAGGGCAATACGAGTATAAAGTCTCTGACGCTGATATCTATTTTGAAGAAGCATGGCAACTCCTTGCATCATAGCCCATTGAAGGAAAAGTTCTACACCTCTCTGCACAGGATTTAACAGATTGTTAATCagcaataagttataaataattaGCATACAATGGCACAACAGTGACCTGCTTTTGAGCACAATTAGGCTGTCTTTTGATCTCCCAAGTGAGACTAACTAGGGCCATAAGCATAGCACAATAGTGATGGTATATCCACCTGCAGAAGTGTAATGGTCGTCAATACAAGCAAGCAAATCTCTATGGTCTCTCATGCAAATCCGACAGTATAGCCAACATAAGCAATCAAGACAATTAATCAAAGTACAATAAGAGACTGTTCTAGGCATTAATATGTATACAAAAGTTATCCAATATTTGTCTTCTTCAAATACATATAAGCCATCTACAACATAAGAAAATGGTTACAAGTTACAACCAGTACATAAACTCAGTTGTGATGATGGGGTAACCAAAGGAGAATTTAACATAGACACTATTTCCTTTCAATGTCCTCAGGAAAACAACCAAAAGGATGATTCCGCCCTTCAAAGCTTAAAGAAACATCAACTTCACATTATCATACCGGTAAAAAATCTACCCCGCTCTAACACTAACTCTCCAGTTACATGTCTGCTTTCAGGGAATAACACAACAAGATAAACATGTACATGTTTGCTTTCAGAAAACATTttaggaaaagaaaaagggataCAGTTACCATGGACGGATGTCACTTCCATTTGCTCGCAATATGTTCTCTCGCATAGCCAAACCAGTGTAAAGGAACAACAACCATGCCTGACAATTACATATCATACACTCAGCATCAATTCACAGAAATATAACTCCGCCTTAAATCAGCAACAAGTGAACCAAATCTAAACAAAACCCTAAGGAGTAACCTTCATAATACCTCGTACAATTGAACTGGAAATGCAGGCAAGCAGCCTTCCCAAATCCAAGATTTTAAAATAAGCAAGGTCAACGGGAAAAGAAGAAACAGAAAGGCAGTCCTATCCTGTTGAAGGAAAACCAGTTCAGAGTAAGCATAAATACTTAAAATTTCACAAATTCCCAATTTTCTATCTAATAAAAATTCACAAACAACTCATGAATTTGATAAATCCTGCTATTAATTTGGTGAATTTCTATACGAGGGAAATGACATGCAACTGTTGAATTAAAGAATTTATTCATATGCAAATCAAAAGACAATCAACgaataaaaattagaaaagggtaaAAGAGAAGTGATGCTTACTCTATAGCTGTTATATTCCTCCTTAACTTTCAACTGCACTTCTTTACGAGATGCGCGCACATTGATCGGTCCCAGAAACATCCTCAAAAACCTTCCTGCCATACCAATTTCAAATTAATTAATCGCTACCTCTAATTACAAGAAATCAGATCACTTAAAAAAAGAGACAAACAGAGAACATGTAAGTATCAAAGTATACCCTGAGCTTTGGCAGGAAGAAAAGCAGCGGCTTCTCCATCTGTTAAGATGGAGCTGGCTCTCTGTAAATCCTCTTCGAGCTGTTTCTCAGatccaaaacaaaataaaataattaaaagagagAAATGATGAGAAAAAGGAACATGCAAAGGTTAAGGAGTTTTGCCTTGCTTGCGAACTTAGGATCCAAAAGCTTTTTAGATACAAGCGAGTTGATCGAAGAACGAACACGGCGAATAGAGGATTCAAGAGAAATGGCTTTTTGGCGAAGAGACTGCTCCTCGTTTGAAATCTTCCATAAAAGCGAAGCTCCAGATTCGTGCAACTCCCTGGCTTGCTCCATCACCCTCCCTACTTCTTCTTCAAATTTATCCGCCGACGCAGACGCCGACGCCGACGCCGATTCATTCGCCCTCTGCATTTCCTCGTCTTTAGAATTTTCGAGTAAAATCGTTTTTAGGGGGTTATCCTAATAAAATCTAACAATGAAAGGGTACGGTTTAGCATTCCCTGGATATATAATATAGGTAACATAGTCACATGGTCGATTTGTAATATTTTGGTTATTATATTATTGACTGTCGCTAACATAGCACATTATAtcgttattttaaataaatttttaagttaATTTCCATAATTACTCTTTATATCCTTTTTATaatgtaatttattttttattataaaaattaattataaaaaatctaAGTCTCATCCAAGTAAAAGTCTCTTAAATATAACGAAATGTTCTCTCTCAAAACCCACACTTGTTCAATTTCGAATTAATTTGATTCTCATTTTCTTAAAATCTGCAATATGATTCGAAGGTGTGCATCGTGATCATCCTCAGTTTTGAAGTACTCaaagatatatcaataaatacaattacgaaactgataatttaaaaaaaaaaaaaaggcacccGTAGTATCCGTATCAAGTCTTGAATGTGATTTTAGGGATAAGACAGGCATTTTGACATTTCTCGACAATTTCTGGACAAAAAGTTCAGGACATTGCAAGGGATGATTCTACGAATCCTTAACCCTTAAATATTAAGAGTTATTGCAAAAGCTAAAGCTGTTATTAGCGATCACAATTGAAACTAGGTCATCAAGCATATCCCAAAAGCAATCAGTGTTGTGGCCGAGCTGTGGACTGTCCACAGTGGCCTGGAGATGGCAATAAATTTGAATATCAGAAAACTAGGGGACCAACTTTCAGTAAGATTACAACTAAATGTACTTGAGAATATAACACTACACAATAAAGCAATGCGAACAATAACACGAATTAAATATCTCAGATTCGttaacaaatcaaaatttatataaataaaaatacctTACAAAAATacatttcaaagaaaaaaaaaaaaaaaacagaagccAAGCCTTGGACTTGCCATTTTCTTAAAGAGTTCAAAATGGTGAAAGAATATCTAGGCGTTGCTTGCTTCCACTCAACTAATTTTCATATGAAGTATACTTAACAAACATGTTTATGTAAGATTTACCTAACAATAAAGGACATTCTAATCCAACTCCGGCTTGCTCTTTGATCTTTTCATCTTTGCTTTAAACCTTGATTTTGTCACGAGTGTCTGTATAGTGTTTATAAAGTTCCCAACAGCCATCAAAACCAAAAGTATCCCACAACAAATTACCTGCCAAAACCCAGTTTTCCATTATTGGTACCATTTTTCAAGTTCACATACAACCATATGTTGTTTACTAAGAGAAAACCTACCTGCCATTCGGTAACAACTCCAACGAATGCTGTCTTGAGCAATAGGAGTCCAACATATGCCTCAAACCCCTATAACCATGTTCACAACAACTGAAGGTTTTACACCCTTTTAGTGGTAAAAAGAATATCATAAAACGGATTTCGTCCTGTCTACATATTCTCAGCAATTAATCAAAAGTTAGCTTGCATTACCTGCATAGCGAAAAGAATTGGACATAAAACCCACAGTTGGCCGTCTACACCAGACGTTTCTCCCCACACAACATCCATTCTATTAGCCTGGAAACAACAATAAAATATTTGCATTTAGAACTGATTCTCTATGATTTTAAGGATCTGACATGGAGGCATAATAGCCATTGCTTATGCGGGAAGAAGATAACACCTTTCCAAGGGCAATACGAGTATAAAGTCTCTGACGCTGATATCTATTTTGAAGAAGCATGGCAACTCCTTGCATCATAGCCCATTGAAGGAAGAGTTCTACACCTCTCTGCACAGGGGTTTAACACATGGTTAGTcaagttataaaaataataaaattaattagtgTACAATGGCACAGCAGTGACCTGCTTCTGAGCGCAATTAGGCTGTCTTTTAATCTCCCAAGTGAGACTAACTAGGGCCATAAGCATAGCACAATAGTGATGGTATATCCACCTGCGAAAGTATAATGGTCATCAATACCAGGAAAATACTATGTACACAAACAAACTACAGACGAACATCAAGAATGAAAATTTATACGTTCTAGAATTGATTTTCAACTAACATATACACATTCCATAACCTGGGCAATAATTGTTCTCACAGGCTGTTGTAAGCCGCAAAAAGAAGATCCACAAGATTAAATGGATTTGAACAATTTCAGATGATCCACATAAAGCTTTCATGGATAAATAAGATGCCATTGGAGTAAAATGCTAGTATGTAATCACAAGCAAGCCAAATCTCCATGGTCTCTCACGCAAATCCGGCAACATAACCAACATAAGAAATGTGCAATAAGAGAGTGCTCTAGGCATTAATATGTCTACAAAAAGTTATTTTTCTTCAACTAAGTTAGGGATAACATACAGATAAGCCATCTACAACATAAGAAAATGGTTACAAGTTACAACCAATACATAAACTCAGTTGTGATGATGGGGTAACCAAAGGAGAATTTAACATAGACACCATTTCCTTTCA
This is a stretch of genomic DNA from Gossypium arboreum isolate Shixiya-1 chromosome 11, ASM2569848v2, whole genome shotgun sequence. It encodes these proteins:
- the LOC108457046 gene encoding uncharacterized protein LOC108457046, whose protein sequence is MQRANESASASASASADKFEEEVGRVMEQARELHESGASLLWKISNEEQSLRQKAISLESSIRRVRSSINSLVSKKLLDPKFASKLEEDLQRASSILTDGEAAAFLPAKAQGRFLRMFLGPINVRASRKEVQLKVKEEYNSYRDRTAFLFLLFPLTLLILKSWIWEGCLPAFPVQLYEAWLLFLYTGLAMRENILRANGSDIRPWWIYHHYCAMLMALVSLTWEIKRQPNCAQKQRGVELFLQWAMMQGVAMLLQNRYQRQRLYTRIALGKANRMDVVWGETAGVDGQLWVLCPILFVMQGFEAYVGLLLLKTAFVGVVTEWQVICCGILLVLMAVGNFINTIQTLMTKSRFKAKMKRSKSKAELD